Part of the Chitinophagales bacterium genome is shown below.
GGACAGAAGTGATGACGAAGAGGCAAAAGCCGAGCAGGTTGGCAGAAGTATTAAGAATATGCTGTGATGTTTTGTTGGACATCATTCAAAATTTGTTTCGTCCTGAAAAAAGGTAACGTTTTAGGGGCTAATCCTGGTATTCATTTACATTGACAATCTTGGTTGTGATATTTGTTTTCACTTGATTTTTTGGAGCAAATATTTTACCACAAAGAACACACGGTGATATTGATTTTATACTTCGTTTTCAATCATAGTATTTCATAGTGTTCTCGGGGAGTGCCTTTGTGCTCTACGTGGTTACTAAAGGGTTACCACTAAGAGCACGAAGGGTTGCACAAAGGTCACAAAGCAATACTCATTTGATAACTACATTTTCAATACATCAGGCGGCGCCACAGGTGGCGGAACGGCATTCTTAACTACAGGTAAACTCCGCAGGTAGGCAAATACGGATTTCAGATCCTCATCCGTCATCTGCCCTATAAATGGCCATGGCATGGGTGGCAATAGTGCTCTTCCGCCCGGTAATCCCATATGATGACCGGTGCGAAGCGTGCCGATAAACATTTCATCTGTCCAGGCACCTATACCGGTAGTTGAATCCGCCGTTAGATTAGCGGTGTAAGAAATTCCCCAGGGTCCAACCCAGGCTGTCAGGTCAGGACTTGCCAATGCCCAATATCCCGGATGCAAAGCATTGGTATCCATTTTCGGCATAGGGCTGTCAGCGGGATGGCCAGACATCAGCCGGGTAGTATCTGTAAGCGGTCCGGTTGGCGTAAAGATTTTAGGCGTGTGGCAATCATTGCAGGATGCAACGGTTACCAGGTATCTCCCACGGGCAATCAT
Proteins encoded:
- a CDS encoding diheme cytochrome c-553; this encodes MKNQRALLPVFAGCLLLSILFLQTRCSNEVADKPLTQEQMIARGRYLVTVASCNDCHTPKIFTPTGPLTDTTRLMSGHPADSPMPKMDTNALHPGYWALASPDLTAWVGPWGISYTANLTADSTTGIGAWTDEMFIGTLRTGHHMGLPGGRALLPPMPWPFIGQMTDEDLKSVFAYLRSLPVVKNAVPPPVAPPDVLKM